The Lysobacter gummosus genome includes a region encoding these proteins:
- a CDS encoding 3-keto-disaccharide hydrolase yields the protein MIRSVHLQPFLPPMALCILLACATSASAARPAASDSVSAAERREGFVSLFDGRSLRGWHGYGKSGQPVQGWKAVDGALVRTEAGGDLVSDKQYGDFELRIDWKISPGGNSGIFYRGSESEPQIYRSAIEYQVLDNDHHPDGKNGRDRWASALYGLYPPAKVANRPVGEWNQTRIVVRGDHVEHWLNGEKVLECTLGSPDWKARVAASKFKDWPSFAVARSGVIGLQDHGDSVSYRNIRIREL from the coding sequence ATGATCCGTTCCGTCCATCTGCAACCCTTCCTGCCGCCCATGGCGCTGTGCATCCTGCTGGCGTGCGCCACCAGCGCAAGCGCCGCCCGGCCCGCGGCGAGCGACAGCGTGAGCGCCGCCGAACGCCGCGAAGGTTTCGTGTCGCTGTTCGATGGTCGCTCGCTGCGGGGCTGGCACGGCTACGGCAAGTCCGGGCAACCGGTGCAGGGATGGAAGGCCGTCGATGGTGCATTGGTGCGCACCGAGGCCGGCGGCGATCTGGTCAGCGACAAGCAGTACGGCGATTTCGAATTGCGCATCGACTGGAAGATATCGCCCGGCGGCAACAGCGGCATCTTCTATCGCGGCAGCGAGTCGGAGCCGCAGATCTACCGCAGCGCGATCGAGTACCAGGTGCTCGACAACGACCATCATCCCGACGGCAAGAACGGACGCGACCGCTGGGCCTCGGCCCTGTACGGCCTGTATCCGCCGGCCAAGGTCGCGAACCGCCCGGTCGGCGAATGGAACCAGACCCGGATCGTCGTGCGCGGGGACCACGTCGAGCATTGGCTCAACGGCGAGAAAGTGCTCGAATGCACGCTGGGCTCGCCGGACTGGAAGGCCCGCGTCGCGGCGAGCAAGTTCAAGGACTGGCCGTCCTTCGCTGTCGCCCGCAGCGGCGTCATCGGCCTGCAGGATCACGGCGACTCGGTCAGCTATCGCAATATCCGCATTCGCGAGCTTTGA
- a CDS encoding formylglycine-generating enzyme family protein: MHRLAISTAAALGLAALVPSVLLIGAPAFAKGPTADLKAYTESVAGTAIGFDMVPIPAGRYRMGSPASESGREADEGPQTDVTVGAFWMSKYEVTWDEYDQFRKLAPKLSKGADAPADAVTGPTPPYADESWGFGKGRQPAIGMTWHAATEYCRWLSAKTGHHYRLPTEAEWEYAARAGTNTPWSSGEDAASLDASAWHAGNANSAPHRVGGKKPNAFGLYDMHGNIAEWTLDRYDPKRYAALKGPAAKDPVALPGAARYPHVVRGGSFEDDAVHVRSAARRASKPAWSRRDPQEPQSVWWHTDASFVGFRVVRAMDEAPALKQFKSKVTRASPNQ, encoded by the coding sequence ATGCATCGACTTGCGATTTCGACGGCGGCCGCGCTGGGCCTTGCCGCACTCGTGCCATCCGTGTTGCTGATCGGCGCGCCGGCCTTCGCCAAAGGCCCGACCGCCGACCTCAAGGCGTACACCGAGTCGGTGGCGGGCACCGCCATCGGCTTCGACATGGTGCCGATACCCGCCGGCCGTTACCGCATGGGCAGCCCCGCGTCGGAATCCGGACGCGAGGCCGATGAAGGCCCGCAAACCGACGTCACGGTCGGCGCGTTCTGGATGAGCAAGTACGAAGTCACCTGGGACGAGTACGACCAATTCCGCAAACTCGCTCCGAAGCTGAGCAAAGGCGCCGACGCGCCCGCCGATGCAGTGACCGGGCCGACGCCGCCTTACGCGGACGAATCCTGGGGATTCGGCAAAGGCCGCCAGCCCGCCATCGGCATGACCTGGCACGCGGCCACCGAGTACTGCCGCTGGCTGTCGGCGAAGACCGGGCATCACTATCGCCTGCCGACCGAGGCCGAATGGGAATACGCGGCCCGCGCCGGCACCAACACGCCGTGGTCCTCGGGCGAAGACGCCGCATCGCTCGATGCCAGCGCGTGGCACGCCGGCAACGCCAACAGCGCGCCGCATCGCGTCGGCGGCAAGAAGCCGAACGCATTCGGCTTGTATGACATGCACGGCAACATCGCCGAATGGACCCTCGACCGCTACGACCCCAAGCGCTACGCCGCGCTGAAGGGCCCGGCCGCCAAGGACCCGGTCGCCCTGCCCGGCGCGGCGCGCTATCCGCACGTGGTACGCGGCGGTTCCTTCGAAGACGATGCCGTCCACGTTCGCAGCGCCGCGCGCCGGGCCTCCAAACCGGCCTGGAGCCGCCGCGATCCGCAGGAACCGCAGAGCGTCTGGTGGCATACCGATGCCAGCTTCGTGGGCTTTCGCGTGGTACGGGCGATGGATGAGGCGCCGGCATTGAAGCAGTTCAAATCGAAGGTGACGCGCGCCAGTCCCAATCAATAA
- a CDS encoding Gfo/Idh/MocA family protein: MTDERNRDATPPFDPLRREFLQRGVGTAAAVGLASVFGSAYAGGSDEIRVGLIGAGGRGTGALRNVLEAAPGVRVVAIGDVFPEQLGKSIAAIEAKLGKPIGVPPERQFSGLDAYKKVIAQDINYVILASPPAFRPEHLKAAIEAGKHVFTEKPIAVDSPGVRQVLALSDIADGKGLKIAAGTQRRHQAGYLDTIKRIHDGAIGEIVAARAYWNQGGLWHVDRKPGWSDGEWMLRNWLYFNWLAGDIIVEQHIHNMDVVNWAMNAHPASAVSLAGRQVRTESVFGNVYDHFATDFEYESGAHMISMCRQMDGCANNISEALVGTRGNSRVDQHVITGANAWKRDSRLAESDIDPYVQEHADLIAAIRGGKPLNELKQVSEATLTAIMGRMAGYSGGRVTWEEALNSQESLAPAPFTLSGSIAVPVVAMPGRTGDKQA, translated from the coding sequence ATGACCGACGAACGCAACCGCGACGCAACGCCACCCTTCGATCCGCTGCGCCGCGAATTCCTGCAGCGAGGCGTCGGCACCGCCGCCGCGGTCGGCCTGGCCTCCGTGTTCGGCAGCGCGTATGCCGGTGGCAGCGACGAAATCCGCGTGGGCCTGATCGGCGCTGGCGGCCGCGGCACCGGCGCGCTGCGCAACGTGCTGGAAGCCGCGCCCGGCGTGCGCGTGGTCGCCATCGGCGATGTGTTCCCGGAGCAGTTGGGCAAGAGCATCGCCGCGATCGAAGCCAAGCTCGGCAAGCCGATCGGCGTACCGCCGGAGCGTCAGTTCTCCGGGCTCGATGCTTATAAGAAAGTCATCGCGCAGGACATCAACTACGTCATCCTGGCCAGCCCGCCGGCGTTCCGGCCCGAGCACCTCAAGGCGGCGATCGAAGCCGGCAAGCACGTGTTCACGGAGAAACCCATCGCCGTGGATTCGCCCGGCGTGCGCCAGGTGCTGGCGCTGTCCGACATCGCCGACGGCAAGGGCCTGAAGATCGCCGCCGGCACGCAGCGCCGGCATCAGGCCGGTTATCTGGACACGATCAAACGCATCCACGACGGCGCCATCGGCGAAATCGTCGCCGCCCGCGCGTACTGGAACCAGGGCGGCCTGTGGCATGTCGACCGCAAGCCGGGCTGGAGCGACGGCGAATGGATGCTGCGCAACTGGCTGTACTTCAACTGGCTGGCCGGCGACATCATCGTCGAACAGCACATCCACAACATGGACGTGGTCAACTGGGCGATGAATGCGCATCCAGCCAGCGCGGTGAGCCTGGCGGGCCGGCAAGTGCGCACCGAATCGGTGTTCGGCAATGTGTACGACCATTTCGCCACCGATTTCGAATACGAAAGCGGCGCGCACATGATCAGCATGTGCAGGCAGATGGACGGCTGCGCCAACAACATCTCCGAGGCCCTGGTCGGCACGCGCGGCAACTCGCGCGTGGATCAGCACGTCATCACCGGCGCCAATGCCTGGAAGCGCGACTCGCGCCTGGCCGAGAGCGATATCGATCCGTACGTGCAGGAACACGCCGACCTGATCGCGGCGATCCGCGGCGGCAAGCCGCTCAACGAACTCAAGCAGGTTTCGGAAGCCACCCTGACCGCGATCATGGGACGCATGGCCGGTTACAGCGGCGGCCGCGTGACCTGGGAGGAGGCGCTCAATTCGCAGGAATCGCTGGCGCCGGCTCCGTTCACCTTGAGCGGTTCGATCGCGGTGCCGGTCGTCGCCATGCCTGGCCGGACCGGCGACAAGCAGGCATGA
- a CDS encoding FAD:protein FMN transferase, translated as MKRPLAAFAIFAALSATAFATHAQTPLTRYQRSEAHMGTQTRIVLYAADAASADRAMRAGFARIAQLDGELSDYREDSCLMRLAAQAGHGDIAVGADLFRVLQAGQDVAERSGGAFDVTQGALTRLWRSARKLSELPRSERIERARANGGYRYLHLDAQARTVRIDRPGIGLDVGGIAKGYAADEALAAVTGQGVTRALVALGGDIAVSDAPPDAPGWRVSIAPLAPAQAPLRAIAQTTLYLRHAAVSTAGDAEQWFEVDGRRYSHLIDPRSGWPMLGRSATTVIARRGIDADGLDTAAALLGPIEGARLVESVPGAAMRMERDDPLANATEVRASTGWPRQNHSLYDGAAPLHGRAAVAATARPLPSTSSSPP; from the coding sequence GTGAAACGCCCGCTGGCCGCGTTCGCGATCTTCGCCGCGCTGTCGGCGACGGCGTTCGCGACGCACGCGCAGACGCCGCTCACGCGCTACCAGCGCAGCGAGGCGCACATGGGTACGCAGACCCGCATCGTGCTGTACGCCGCCGACGCGGCAAGCGCCGACCGGGCGATGCGCGCCGGGTTCGCCCGCATCGCGCAACTCGACGGCGAACTCAGCGACTACCGCGAAGACAGCTGCCTGATGCGCCTGGCCGCGCAGGCCGGCCACGGCGACATCGCGGTCGGCGCGGATCTGTTCCGCGTGCTGCAGGCCGGCCAGGACGTGGCCGAACGTTCCGGCGGCGCCTTCGACGTCACCCAGGGCGCGCTCACCCGCTTGTGGCGCAGCGCCCGAAAGCTCAGCGAATTGCCGCGCAGCGAACGCATCGAACGCGCGCGCGCGAACGGCGGCTATCGTTATTTGCATCTGGATGCGCAGGCGCGCACCGTCCGCATCGATCGGCCCGGCATCGGGTTGGATGTCGGCGGCATCGCCAAGGGCTACGCGGCCGACGAAGCCTTGGCCGCGGTTACGGGGCAAGGGGTGACGCGCGCGTTGGTCGCGCTGGGCGGAGACATCGCGGTGTCCGACGCGCCGCCGGACGCGCCGGGCTGGCGCGTGAGCATCGCGCCGCTGGCGCCCGCGCAAGCTCCACTGCGAGCGATCGCGCAGACGACGCTGTACCTGCGCCACGCCGCCGTCTCCACCGCCGGCGATGCCGAACAATGGTTCGAGGTCGACGGACGGCGCTATTCGCACCTGATCGATCCGCGCAGCGGCTGGCCGATGCTGGGCCGCAGCGCGACCACGGTGATCGCACGCCGCGGCATCGACGCCGACGGCCTGGATACCGCCGCCGCCCTGCTCGGCCCGATCGAAGGCGCGCGGCTGGTCGAATCGGTGCCGGGCGCGGCCATGCGCATGGAGCGGGACGATCCGCTCGCGAATGCGACCGAGGTACGTGCTTCGACCGGCTGGCCGCGCCAGAATCATTCGCTGTACGACGGCGCCGCTCCGCTCCATGGCCGCGCCGCCGTCGCGGCCACTGCTCGCCCTCTTCCGTCGACATCATCGAGCCCGCCATGA